One genomic region from Vitis riparia cultivar Riparia Gloire de Montpellier isolate 1030 chromosome 17, EGFV_Vit.rip_1.0, whole genome shotgun sequence encodes:
- the LOC117904672 gene encoding formin-like protein 20 isoform X4, with protein MALFRRFFYRKPPDRLLEISERVYVFDCCFSTDVLEEDEYKVYMGGIVAQLQDYFTDASFMVFNFREGDRRSQISDILSQYDMTVMDYPRQYEGCPLLPLEMIHHFLRSSESWLSLEGQQNVLLMHCERGGWPVLAFMLAGLLLYRKQYNGEQRTLEMVYKQAPRELLHLLSPLNPQPSQLRYLQYISRRNFGSDWPPSDTPLKLDYLILRVLPLFNGGRGCRPVVRVYGQDASAMANRSSKLLFSTSKTKKHVRHYQQAECTVVKIGIHCRVQGDVVLECIHLDEDLVREEMMFRVMFHTAFVRSNILILNRDEIDVLWDVKDQFPKDFKAEVLFSDANAIGSICTTEIAGEDVNENESASPEEFFEVEEIFSNAADAQEVKGDYDIHAVQDIMMDNGNHKEVWKEDLDPQAFQDCASDDGNHKLDGRVDSNLPSAKAIALSNRDDKLKSMVVVSDVLRNRETKEVTADVCLDDGDKILDSPVVVADELKNIGTKVVAADLSSKSGEMEDNREDTADGIRNIETNVVIADVSRKLELENKCDREDITDGIKVIETNLVTADVSSKLEDRENKFDREGIADGAKNIETNLVAADISSKSEEVENNRDREDIAMQKQIDNRVPQQKLNADSGRQKSDKLLPPAPRKQPASTATAKPPAAESVIAKQKVKQQEPQSAAAKPTKQKPLVSRWIPPNKGSYTNSMHISYPPSRYNSAPAALVITALSKDSNADGNLEVPSVAAAPQVVAPTGNEPVPASHGEDATKISDSASDTLASSFGLPHPGPEQVIALPPSPPPPPPPPPPPPPSSNVFSYALNPQSSSATPSYAKETKAAPIPPPPPPPPPPPPPSISSTYAYFPKPPPPAPSPPLIHHAVRRTSPPPPPPPPPPPPPAPRVHAHNAVPVTSSPPPPPPPPPPPPPTPSSRHNIGMVLPPSPSPPSWNSRPSSNAPTMVAGSLPPPPPPPPPPPSMSTTAASKLVGFGVPSPPSPPPLPSMRGGPPPPPPPPVLGVPPPPPPPPLRGGPPAPPPPPSRGGPPPPPPPPSRGGPPPPPPPPPPPLHGAPPPPPPPPRSGAPPPPPPPMRGAPPPPPPPMRGAPPPPPPPMGRAPPPPPPPMRGAPPPSPPPFGGAPPPPPPPTGRGPPPPPPPGGRAPGPPAPPRPPGGAPPPPPPFGAKGSNSLGSSTDARGLPSGRGRGLSRPLGPTAPRRSSLKPLHWSKVTRALQGSLWEELQRYGEPQIAPEFDVSELETLFSATVPNSANSLGGKSGGRRKSVGSKADRVNLIDLRRANNTEIMLTKVKMPLSDMMAVAVVYCCTYSQAAVLAMDESILDVDQVENLIKFCPTKEEMELLKAYTGDKEALGKCEQFFLELMKVPRVESKLRVFSFKIQFGSQISDFRKSLNTVNSACEEVRNSVKLKEIMKKILYLGNTLNQGTARGSAVGFKLDSLLKLTDTRASNSKMTLMHYLCKVLASKSPGLLDFHEDLLSLEAASKIQLKSLAEEMQAIMKGLEKVKQELNASENDGPVSDIFRKTLKEFIGVAEGQVGSVTNLYSVVKCRCTCTIFWRGSCPLPI; from the exons ATGGCGCTGTTCAGACGGTTCTTTTATCGGAAGCCACCGGATCGGCTTCTCGAGATCTCCGAGCGAGTCTACG TATTTGATTGTTGTTTCTCCACTGACGTATTGGAAGAAGATGAATACAAAGTTTACATGGGTGGCATTGTAGCACAACTACAAGACTACTTTACTGATGCTTCTTTCATGGTGTTTAACTTTAGAGAAGGGGATAGGCGAAGCCAAATCTCAGACATATTGTCTCAGTATGACATGACAGTTATGGACTACCCTCGGCAATATGAGGGGTGTCCTCTTCTACCATTGGAGATGATCCACCATTTCTTGCGATCAAGTGAGAGTTGGTTGTCACTGGAGGGGCAACAGAATGTCTTGTTAATGCACTGTGAAAGAGGAGGATGGCCGGTGCTTGCTTTCATGCTTGCAGGTCTTTTATTATACCGAAAACAGTATAATGGGGAACAGAGAACTCTTGAAATGGTCTACAAGCAAGCTCCAAGGGAACTTCTCCATCTGTTGTCCCCTTTGAATCCACAGCCTTCCCAGTTGAGATATCTTCAGTATATTTCCAGAAGAAACTTTGGTTCAGATTGGCCTCCATCGGATACACCTCTAAAGTTGGATTATCTTATTCTTAGAGTCCTTCCTCTGTTTAATGGGGGAAGGGGTTGCAGGCCGGTGGTTCGTGTTTATGGTCAGGATGCTTCAGCAATGGCTAACAGAAGTTCTAAGCTTCTGTTTTCAACTTCAAAGACAAAGAAACATGTTCGTCACTACCAACAG GCAGAGTGTACAGTAGTGAAAATAGGTATTCATTGCCGTGTTCAAGGGGATGTTGTTCTTGAATGTATCCATTTGGATGAAGATCTAGTACGTGAGGAAATGATGTTCAGAGTTATGTTCCACACAGCATTTGTCCgttcaaatattttgatactcaaCCGTGATGAGATTGATGTCTTGTGGGATGTGAAGGACCAGTTCCCGAAAGACTTCAAAGCAGAG GTACTTTTTTCGGATGCCAATGCCATTGGGTCTATTTGCACCACAGAAATAGCTGGTGAAGATGTGAATGAGAATGAAAGCGCTTCGCCTGAGGAGTTTTTTGAGGTTGAGGAGATCTTCAGCAATGCTGCAGATGCACAGGAGGTGAAGGGGGACTATGATATTCATGCCGTTCAAGACATTATGATGGACAATGGAAATCATAAAGAAGTCTGGAAGGAGGATTTGGATCCTCAGGCATTTCAAGACTGTGCATCAGATGATGGGAATCACAAGTTAGATGGAAGAGTAGACTCTAATCTTCCTTCAGCAAAAGCCATTGCGTTGAGTAATAGGGATGACAAGTTAAAATCCATGGTAGTGGTCTCTGATGTTCTTAGAAATAGAGAAACCAAGGAGGTAACTGCAGATGTGTGCCTGGATGATGGTGATAAAATATTAGATTCCCCGGTAGTAGTTGCTGATGAGCTCAAAAACATAGGAACCAAGGTAGTTGCTGCAGACTTGTCTAGCAAATCAGGAGAGATGGAGGATAATAGAGAAGACACTGCTGATGGGATCAGAAACATAGAGACCAATGTAGTGATTGCAGATGTATCTAGAAAATTAGAACTGGAGAATAAATGTGATAGAGAAGACATTACTGATGGGATCAAAGTAATAGAAACCAACTTAGTGACTGCAGATGTATCTAGCAAATTAGAAGACAGAGAGAATAAATTTGATAGAGAAGGCATTGCTGATGGGgccaaaaacatagaaaccaacTTAGTGGCTGCAGACATATCTAGCAAATCAGAAGAGGTGGAGAATAATCGTGATAGAGAAGACATTGCTATGCAGAAGCAGATTGACAATAGGGTGCCGCAGCAAAAGTTGAATGCTGATTCTGGTAGGCAAAAGTCTGATAAATTACTGCCACCTGCACCCAGGAAACAGCCTGCTTCAACTGCAACTGCAAAACCACCAGCTGCAGAGTCAGTCATAGCCAAGCAAAAAGTTAAACAGCAAGAACCTCAGAGTGCTGCTGCAAAACCTACAAAGCAAAAACCATTGGTATCTCGATGGATTCCTCCTAATAAAGGCTCCTACACTAATTCCATGCATATTTCATATCCACCATCAAGGTATAATAGTGCACCAGCTGCTCTAGTCATCACTGCTCTTTCAAAGGATTCTAATGCTGATGGCAATCTAGAGGTTCCTTCTGTTGCTGCTGCTCCTCAAGTAGTGGCTCCAACTGGCAATGAACCTGTACCGGCAAGTCATGGGGAGGATGCTACGAAGATTTCAGATTCTGCATCAGATACACTTGCTTCCTCATTTGGATTGCCACATCCTGGCCCAGAGCAAGTTATAGCCCTTCCTCCTTCTCCACCTCCgcctcctccacctccaccacccCCACCTCCATCTTCCAATGTGTTTTCATATGCTTTGAACCCTCAGTCTTCTTCAGCCACACCTTCATATGCTAAAGAAACAAAGGCTGCCCCAATCCCGCccccacctccaccaccaccaccaccacctcctccttcgATCTCTTCAACATATGCTTATTTCCCTAAACCTCCTCCACCTGCTCCATCTCCTCCACTCATTCATCATGCTGTCCGCAGAACttcccctccccctccccctccccctcccccaccCCCTCCACCTGCACCTCGGGTGCATGCTCATAATGCAGTTCCTGTAACTTCctctccacctccacctccacctccacctccccctccccctcctaCTCCATCTAGTAGGCATAATATTGGGATGGTTTTACCGCCTTCTCCATCTCCACCATCTTGGAACTCTAGGCCTTCTTCAAATGCTCCTACAATGGTAGCAGGTTCTCTGCcgcctcctcctcctccacctccacctcctcctTCTATGAGTACAACTGCTGCATCAAAGCTTGTTGGATTTGGAGTCCCTTCTCCCCCTTCCCCTCCTCCTCTACCTTCCATGCGAGGTGGGccacctcctcctccaccaCCCCCTGTCCTTGGAGTTCCcccaccacctcctcctcctcccttGCGTGGAGGTCCACCTGCACCACCCCCGCCTCCTTCACGTGGAGGTCCACCTCCACCACCCCCACCTCCTTCTCGTGGAGGtccacctccaccacctccaccacctCCGCCTCCTTTACATGGagctccacctcctccaccaccTCCTCCCAGAAGTGGGGCACCTCCTCCACCACCTCCCCCTATGCGTGGAGCACCACCTCCGCCACCTCCTCCAATGCGTGGAGCACCACCTCCTCCACCACCTCCAATGGGAAGAGCACCGCCTCCGCCACCACCTCCAATGCGAGGAGCACCACCTCCATCACCTCCCCCATTTGGTGGAGCACCACCTCCTCCGCCACCTCCTACTGGTAGAGGCCCAcctccaccacctcctcctGGAGGTCGTGCACCTGGTCCTCCTGCACCACCTCGGCCTCCAGGTGGTGCccctcctccacctccacccTTTGGTGCCAAAGGATCAAATTCACTTGGATCATCGACTGATGCAAGAGGCTTGCCTTCTGGAAGAGGGAGAGGGCTTTCACGCCCTTTGGGTCCTACAGCACCTCGTAGATCTTCCTTAAAGCCATTGCACTGGAGCAAGGTAACAAGGGCGTTGCAAGGAAGCTTATGGGAGGAGTTGCAAAGATATGGAGAGCCTCAAAT TGCGCCAGAATTTGATGTCTCAGAGTTGGAGACTCTTTTCTCTGCCACAGTCCCAAATTCGGCTAATAGCTTAGGAGGTAAATCTGGTGGGAGGCGCAAGTCTGTTGGATCTAAAGCTGACAGAGTCAACCTG ATTGACCTGAGGAGGGCCAATAACACTGAAATTATGCTCACTAAAGTTAAGATGCCACTTTCTGATATGATG gCAGTAGCTGTTGTTTACTGTTGTACATATTCTCAGGCTGCAGTTCTAGCAATGGATGAGTCAATTTTAGATGTTGATCAAGTGGAAAATCTCATAAAGTTCTGCCCTACTAAAGAGGAGATGGAACTTCTTAAG GCCTATACTGGTGATAAGGAGGCCCTGGGAAAGTGTGAACAG TTCTTTCTGGAGCTGATGAAAGTGCCCCGTGTGGAGTCTAAATTAAGAGTATTTTCCTTCAAGATTCAATTTGGATCTCAG ATTTCAGATTTTAGAAAAAGTTTGAACACTGTAAACTCTGCATGTGAAGAG GTTCGCAATTCGGTGAAATTGAaggaaatcatgaagaaaattCTTTACCTCGGGAATACATTGAACCAAGGAACTGCAAGGG GTTCTGCGGTTGGATTCAAGTTGGACAGTCTTTTAAAACTCACTGATACACGTGCCTCTAACAGCAAGATGACACTTATGCATTATCTTTGTAAG GTGCTTGCCTCTAAGTCACCAGGACTTCTAGATTTCCATGAGGATCTTCTTAGCCTGGAGGCTGCATCAAAG ATACAATTGAAATCTTTAGCAGAAGAAATGCAGGCTATAATGAAGGGGTTGGAAAAGGTCAAGCAGGAGCTGAATGCATCTGAAAATGATGGTCCTGTATCGGATATTTTTCGTAAG
- the LOC117904672 gene encoding formin-like protein 20 isoform X3, whose product MALFRRFFYRKPPDRLLEISERVYVFDCCFSTDVLEEDEYKVYMGGIVAQLQDYFTDASFMVFNFREGDRRSQISDILSQYDMTVMDYPRQYEGCPLLPLEMIHHFLRSSESWLSLEGQQNVLLMHCERGGWPVLAFMLAGLLLYRKQYNGEQRTLEMVYKQAPRELLHLLSPLNPQPSQLRYLQYISRRNFGSDWPPSDTPLKLDYLILRVLPLFNGGRGCRPVVRVYGQDASAMANRSSKLLFSTSKTKKHVRHYQQAECTVVKIGIHCRVQGDVVLECIHLDEDLVREEMMFRVMFHTAFVRSNILILNRDEIDVLWDVKDQFPKDFKAEVLFSDANAIGSICTTEIAGEDVNENESASPEEFFEVEEIFSNAADAQEVKGDYDIHAVQDIMMDNGNHKEVWKEDLDPQAFQDCASDDGNHKLDGRVDSNLPSAKAIALSNRDDKLKSMVVVSDVLRNRETKEVTADVCLDDGDKILDSPVVVADELKNIGTKVVAADLSSKSGEMEDNREDTADGIRNIETNVVIADVSRKLELENKCDREDITDGIKVIETNLVTADVSSKLEDRENKFDREGIADGAKNIETNLVAADISSKSEEVENNRDREDIAMQKQIDNRVPQQKLNADSGRQKSDKLLPPAPRKQPASTATAKPPAAESVIAKQKVKQQEPQSAAAKPTKQKPLVSRWIPPNKGSYTNSMHISYPPSRYNSAPAALVITALSKDSNADGNLEVPSVAAAPQVVAPTGNEPVPASHGEDATKISDSASDTLASSFGLPHPGPEQVIALPPSPPPPPPPPPPPPPSSNVFSYALNPQSSSATPSYAKETKAAPIPPPPPPPPPPPPPSISSTYAYFPKPPPPAPSPPLIHHAVRRTSPPPPPPPPPPPPPAPRVHAHNAVPVTSSPPPPPPPPPPPPPTPSSRHNIGMVLPPSPSPPSWNSRPSSNAPTMVAGSLPPPPPPPPPPPSMSTTAASKLVGFGVPSPPSPPPLPSMRGGPPPPPPPPVLGVPPPPPPPPLRGGPPAPPPPPSRGGPPPPPPPPSRGGPPPPPPPPPPPLHGAPPPPPPPPRSGAPPPPPPPMRGAPPPPPPPMRGAPPPPPPPMGRAPPPPPPPMRGAPPPSPPPFGGAPPPPPPPTGRGPPPPPPPGGRAPGPPAPPRPPGGAPPPPPPFGAKGSNSLGSSTDARGLPSGRGRGLSRPLGPTAPRRSSLKPLHWSKVTRALQGSLWEELQRYGEPQIAPEFDVSELETLFSATVPNSANSLGGKSGGRRKSVGSKADRVNLIDLRRANNTEIMLTKVKMPLSDMMAVAVVYCCTYSQAAVLAMDESILDVDQVENLIKFCPTKEEMELLKAYTGDKEALGKCEQFFLELMKVPRVESKLRVFSFKIQFGSQISDFRKSLNTVNSACEEVRNSVKLKEIMKKILYLGNTLNQGTARGSAVGFKLDSLLKLTDTRASNSKMTLMHYLCKVLASKSPGLLDFHEDLLSLEAASKIQLKSLAEEMQAIMKGLEKVKQELNASENDGPVSDIFRKGRNADALALYFGEDPVRCPFEQVTVTLLNFIRLFRKAHEENCKQAELERKKAQKEVEMEKAKGINLTKKGVK is encoded by the exons ATGGCGCTGTTCAGACGGTTCTTTTATCGGAAGCCACCGGATCGGCTTCTCGAGATCTCCGAGCGAGTCTACG TATTTGATTGTTGTTTCTCCACTGACGTATTGGAAGAAGATGAATACAAAGTTTACATGGGTGGCATTGTAGCACAACTACAAGACTACTTTACTGATGCTTCTTTCATGGTGTTTAACTTTAGAGAAGGGGATAGGCGAAGCCAAATCTCAGACATATTGTCTCAGTATGACATGACAGTTATGGACTACCCTCGGCAATATGAGGGGTGTCCTCTTCTACCATTGGAGATGATCCACCATTTCTTGCGATCAAGTGAGAGTTGGTTGTCACTGGAGGGGCAACAGAATGTCTTGTTAATGCACTGTGAAAGAGGAGGATGGCCGGTGCTTGCTTTCATGCTTGCAGGTCTTTTATTATACCGAAAACAGTATAATGGGGAACAGAGAACTCTTGAAATGGTCTACAAGCAAGCTCCAAGGGAACTTCTCCATCTGTTGTCCCCTTTGAATCCACAGCCTTCCCAGTTGAGATATCTTCAGTATATTTCCAGAAGAAACTTTGGTTCAGATTGGCCTCCATCGGATACACCTCTAAAGTTGGATTATCTTATTCTTAGAGTCCTTCCTCTGTTTAATGGGGGAAGGGGTTGCAGGCCGGTGGTTCGTGTTTATGGTCAGGATGCTTCAGCAATGGCTAACAGAAGTTCTAAGCTTCTGTTTTCAACTTCAAAGACAAAGAAACATGTTCGTCACTACCAACAG GCAGAGTGTACAGTAGTGAAAATAGGTATTCATTGCCGTGTTCAAGGGGATGTTGTTCTTGAATGTATCCATTTGGATGAAGATCTAGTACGTGAGGAAATGATGTTCAGAGTTATGTTCCACACAGCATTTGTCCgttcaaatattttgatactcaaCCGTGATGAGATTGATGTCTTGTGGGATGTGAAGGACCAGTTCCCGAAAGACTTCAAAGCAGAG GTACTTTTTTCGGATGCCAATGCCATTGGGTCTATTTGCACCACAGAAATAGCTGGTGAAGATGTGAATGAGAATGAAAGCGCTTCGCCTGAGGAGTTTTTTGAGGTTGAGGAGATCTTCAGCAATGCTGCAGATGCACAGGAGGTGAAGGGGGACTATGATATTCATGCCGTTCAAGACATTATGATGGACAATGGAAATCATAAAGAAGTCTGGAAGGAGGATTTGGATCCTCAGGCATTTCAAGACTGTGCATCAGATGATGGGAATCACAAGTTAGATGGAAGAGTAGACTCTAATCTTCCTTCAGCAAAAGCCATTGCGTTGAGTAATAGGGATGACAAGTTAAAATCCATGGTAGTGGTCTCTGATGTTCTTAGAAATAGAGAAACCAAGGAGGTAACTGCAGATGTGTGCCTGGATGATGGTGATAAAATATTAGATTCCCCGGTAGTAGTTGCTGATGAGCTCAAAAACATAGGAACCAAGGTAGTTGCTGCAGACTTGTCTAGCAAATCAGGAGAGATGGAGGATAATAGAGAAGACACTGCTGATGGGATCAGAAACATAGAGACCAATGTAGTGATTGCAGATGTATCTAGAAAATTAGAACTGGAGAATAAATGTGATAGAGAAGACATTACTGATGGGATCAAAGTAATAGAAACCAACTTAGTGACTGCAGATGTATCTAGCAAATTAGAAGACAGAGAGAATAAATTTGATAGAGAAGGCATTGCTGATGGGgccaaaaacatagaaaccaacTTAGTGGCTGCAGACATATCTAGCAAATCAGAAGAGGTGGAGAATAATCGTGATAGAGAAGACATTGCTATGCAGAAGCAGATTGACAATAGGGTGCCGCAGCAAAAGTTGAATGCTGATTCTGGTAGGCAAAAGTCTGATAAATTACTGCCACCTGCACCCAGGAAACAGCCTGCTTCAACTGCAACTGCAAAACCACCAGCTGCAGAGTCAGTCATAGCCAAGCAAAAAGTTAAACAGCAAGAACCTCAGAGTGCTGCTGCAAAACCTACAAAGCAAAAACCATTGGTATCTCGATGGATTCCTCCTAATAAAGGCTCCTACACTAATTCCATGCATATTTCATATCCACCATCAAGGTATAATAGTGCACCAGCTGCTCTAGTCATCACTGCTCTTTCAAAGGATTCTAATGCTGATGGCAATCTAGAGGTTCCTTCTGTTGCTGCTGCTCCTCAAGTAGTGGCTCCAACTGGCAATGAACCTGTACCGGCAAGTCATGGGGAGGATGCTACGAAGATTTCAGATTCTGCATCAGATACACTTGCTTCCTCATTTGGATTGCCACATCCTGGCCCAGAGCAAGTTATAGCCCTTCCTCCTTCTCCACCTCCgcctcctccacctccaccacccCCACCTCCATCTTCCAATGTGTTTTCATATGCTTTGAACCCTCAGTCTTCTTCAGCCACACCTTCATATGCTAAAGAAACAAAGGCTGCCCCAATCCCGCccccacctccaccaccaccaccaccacctcctccttcgATCTCTTCAACATATGCTTATTTCCCTAAACCTCCTCCACCTGCTCCATCTCCTCCACTCATTCATCATGCTGTCCGCAGAACttcccctccccctccccctccccctcccccaccCCCTCCACCTGCACCTCGGGTGCATGCTCATAATGCAGTTCCTGTAACTTCctctccacctccacctccacctccacctccccctccccctcctaCTCCATCTAGTAGGCATAATATTGGGATGGTTTTACCGCCTTCTCCATCTCCACCATCTTGGAACTCTAGGCCTTCTTCAAATGCTCCTACAATGGTAGCAGGTTCTCTGCcgcctcctcctcctccacctccacctcctcctTCTATGAGTACAACTGCTGCATCAAAGCTTGTTGGATTTGGAGTCCCTTCTCCCCCTTCCCCTCCTCCTCTACCTTCCATGCGAGGTGGGccacctcctcctccaccaCCCCCTGTCCTTGGAGTTCCcccaccacctcctcctcctcccttGCGTGGAGGTCCACCTGCACCACCCCCGCCTCCTTCACGTGGAGGTCCACCTCCACCACCCCCACCTCCTTCTCGTGGAGGtccacctccaccacctccaccacctCCGCCTCCTTTACATGGagctccacctcctccaccaccTCCTCCCAGAAGTGGGGCACCTCCTCCACCACCTCCCCCTATGCGTGGAGCACCACCTCCGCCACCTCCTCCAATGCGTGGAGCACCACCTCCTCCACCACCTCCAATGGGAAGAGCACCGCCTCCGCCACCACCTCCAATGCGAGGAGCACCACCTCCATCACCTCCCCCATTTGGTGGAGCACCACCTCCTCCGCCACCTCCTACTGGTAGAGGCCCAcctccaccacctcctcctGGAGGTCGTGCACCTGGTCCTCCTGCACCACCTCGGCCTCCAGGTGGTGCccctcctccacctccacccTTTGGTGCCAAAGGATCAAATTCACTTGGATCATCGACTGATGCAAGAGGCTTGCCTTCTGGAAGAGGGAGAGGGCTTTCACGCCCTTTGGGTCCTACAGCACCTCGTAGATCTTCCTTAAAGCCATTGCACTGGAGCAAGGTAACAAGGGCGTTGCAAGGAAGCTTATGGGAGGAGTTGCAAAGATATGGAGAGCCTCAAAT TGCGCCAGAATTTGATGTCTCAGAGTTGGAGACTCTTTTCTCTGCCACAGTCCCAAATTCGGCTAATAGCTTAGGAGGTAAATCTGGTGGGAGGCGCAAGTCTGTTGGATCTAAAGCTGACAGAGTCAACCTG ATTGACCTGAGGAGGGCCAATAACACTGAAATTATGCTCACTAAAGTTAAGATGCCACTTTCTGATATGATG gCAGTAGCTGTTGTTTACTGTTGTACATATTCTCAGGCTGCAGTTCTAGCAATGGATGAGTCAATTTTAGATGTTGATCAAGTGGAAAATCTCATAAAGTTCTGCCCTACTAAAGAGGAGATGGAACTTCTTAAG GCCTATACTGGTGATAAGGAGGCCCTGGGAAAGTGTGAACAG TTCTTTCTGGAGCTGATGAAAGTGCCCCGTGTGGAGTCTAAATTAAGAGTATTTTCCTTCAAGATTCAATTTGGATCTCAG ATTTCAGATTTTAGAAAAAGTTTGAACACTGTAAACTCTGCATGTGAAGAG GTTCGCAATTCGGTGAAATTGAaggaaatcatgaagaaaattCTTTACCTCGGGAATACATTGAACCAAGGAACTGCAAGGG GTTCTGCGGTTGGATTCAAGTTGGACAGTCTTTTAAAACTCACTGATACACGTGCCTCTAACAGCAAGATGACACTTATGCATTATCTTTGTAAG GTGCTTGCCTCTAAGTCACCAGGACTTCTAGATTTCCATGAGGATCTTCTTAGCCTGGAGGCTGCATCAAAG ATACAATTGAAATCTTTAGCAGAAGAAATGCAGGCTATAATGAAGGGGTTGGAAAAGGTCAAGCAGGAGCTGAATGCATCTGAAAATGATGGTCCTGTATCGGATATTTTTCGTAAG